In Sorghum bicolor cultivar BTx623 chromosome 10, Sorghum_bicolor_NCBIv3, whole genome shotgun sequence, one genomic interval encodes:
- the LOC8072836 gene encoding aspartyl protease family protein At5g10770: MNRLSKLLQRSSVSSAAAAPAPSPLPRGIPFFPPVAPPAEAPAVTIPDSTGTSLDTLEFVVTVGFGSPAQNYTLSIDTGSDVSWIQCLPCSGHCYKQHDPVFDPTKSATYSAVPCGHPQCAAAGGKCSNSGTCLYKVTYGDGSSTAGVLSHETLSLSSTRDLPGFAFGCGQTNLGEFGGVDGLVGLGRGALSLPSQAAATFGATFSYCLPSYDTTHGYLTMGSTTPAASNDDDDVQYTAMIQKEDYPSLYFVEVVSIDIGGYILPVPPTVFTRDGTLFDSGTILTYLPPEAYASLRDRFKFTMTQYKPAPAYDPFDTCYDFTGHNAIFMPAVAFKFSDGAVFDLSPVAILIYPDDTAPATGCLAFVPRPSTMPFNIIGNTQQRGTEVIYDVAAEKIGFGQFTC; encoded by the coding sequence ATGAACCGTCTGAGCAAACTCCTCCAGAGGTCCTCCGTCTCATCAGCAGCTGCCGCACCAGCTCCGTCGCCTCTCCCTCGAGGAATTCCGTTTTTTCCTCCGGTGGCGCCGCCAGCTGAGGCGCCGGCCGTGACGATCCCGGACAGCACCGGGACGTCCCTCGACACGCTGGAGTTCGTGGTCACCGTCGGCTTCGGCTCGCCGGCCCAGAATTACACGCTGAGCATCGACACCGGCAGCGACGTGTCGTGGATCCAGTGCCTACCGTGCTCCGGGCACTGCTACAAGCAGCACGACCCTGTCTTCGACCCGACCAAGTCCGCCACCTACTCCGCCGTCCCCTGCGGCCACCCGCAGTGCGCGGCCGCCGGCGGGAAGTGCAGCAACAGTGGCACTTGCCTCTACAAGGTCACGTACGGCGATGGCTCGTCCACCGCTGGTGTCCTGTCCCACGAGACGCTGTCGCTCTCCTCCACACGGGATCTCCCCGGGTTCGCGTTCGGATGCGGCCAGACAAACCTCGGTGAGTTCGGCGGCGTTGATGGGCTGGTCGGcctcggccgcggcgcgctgtCGCTGCCCTCGCAAGCCGCCGCGACGTTCGGCGCCACCTTCTCCTACTGCCTGCCGTCGTACGACACCACGCATGGGTACCTCACCATGGGCTCCACCACTCCGGCGGCctccaacgacgacgacgacgtgcaGTACACGGCGATGATACAGAAGGAAGATTACCCGTCCTTGTACTTCGTCGAGGTCGTCTCCATCGACATCGGCGGCTACATCCTGCCGGTGCCACCGACGGTGTTCACGAGAGACGGCACGCTCTTCGACTCCGGCACCATCCTCACCTACCTCCCACCGGAGGCGTACGCTTCGCTCCGGGACCGGTTCAAGTTCACCATGACGCAGTACAAGCCGGCGCCGGCGTACGACCCCTTCGACACGTGCTACGACTTCACGGGCCATAATGCAATCTTCATGCCGGCTGTGGCTTTCAAGTTCAGCGACGGCGCCGTGTTCGACCTCAGCCCCGTCGCGATCTTGATATACCCCGATGACACGGCGCCCGCCACCGGCTGCCTCGCGTTCGTGCCGAGACCTTCCACGATGCCGTTCAACATCATCGGCAACACGCAGCAGCGGGGCACCGAGGTGATCTACGACGTTGCCGCGGAGAAGATCGGATTTGGCCAGTTCACTTGCTGA